A region of Theileria annulata chromosome 2, complete sequence, *** SEQUENCING IN PROGRESS *** DNA encodes the following proteins:
- a CDS encoding camp-dependent protein kinase, beta-catalytic subunit, putative (chr2.cand.401 - camp-dependent protein kinase, beta-catalytic subunit), with protein sequence MYSINEVRTSSNCKSCLKTKTSMNSIVSDTQCNNGFNNIGCKSNVSSSSKGITKCNVKVLKRFLNYQRSNTADSSSYNRLNNLGACSGELKQENSYRHYPTFKDKQTLFNNCKRNDFEIGKTIGTGSYATVCIAKYTPNNRYFELTRYLYPNFRERGSVDSAYTAYSGLSSGQEYYNNQVHDTETKEKIVSLKILSKDKIIEKRQLEHVKNEKNILSSLKHPFIVEYLGSFQDPLNLYFVLEFVPGGELFTYLRRMRNFPLEYTRFYSSQVLLALDYLHMNKLVYRDLKPENILLDVMGYIRIVDFGFAKRLDKGRTYTVCGTCDYLAPEIFLKKGHDFMADFYSFGVFLYELLIGIPPFYANTPQKTYKLALNNEVKFSRKISEPSRDIIRKLLQVEPSKRLGNDVREVYFHPFFEGIDFNMLLAKRIKAPIVPTVSGQDDVSNFIKYPESWDQYKNEVTKEQQQLFQFF encoded by the coding sequence ATGTATAGTATTAATGAAGTAAGGACAAGCAGTAACTGTAAAAGCTGTCTGAAAACGAAAACAAGTATGAATAGCATAGTGAGTGATACGCAATGTAATAATGGTTTTAATAACATTGGTTGTAAAAGTAATGTTAGTAGTAGTAGCAAAGGCATAACCAAATGCAATGTTAAGGTTTTGAAAAGATTCTTAAATTACCAACGCAGTAACACAGCAGATTCTTCAAGTTATAACCGacttaataatttaggGGCATGTTCGGGAGAATTGAAGCAAGAAAATTCTTACAGACATTATCCCACATTTAAAGATAAACAAACActgtttaataattgtaaaagAAACGACTTTGAAATTGGAAAAACTATAGGAACAGGCTCCTACGCTACAGTCTGTATAGCCAAGTACACGCCGAATAATCGCTACTTTGAGCTGACAAGATATCTGTATCCGAATTTTAGGGAAAGGGGAAGCGTGGACTCTGCTTACACAGCTTATTCAGGACTAAGTTCTGGACAAGAATACTATAATAACCAAGTACATGATACGGAAACCAAAGAAAAGATCGTTTCATTGAAGATATTGAGcaaagataaaattattgagAAAAGACAACTGGAGCACGTGAAAAACGAAAAAAATATCTTGAGCTCGCTCAAACATCCATTCATAGTAGAATACCTCGGCAGCTTCCAGGACCCATTAAACCTATATTTCGTGCTTGAATTCGTTCCAGGTGGAGAACTTTTTACGTACCTAAGAAGGATGCGCAACTTTCCACTGGAATACACACGCTTCTATTCGTCACAAGTGCTACTTGCACTTGACTACTTGCACATGAATAAGCTGGTATACCGGGACTTGAAGCCTGAGAACATTCTTCTAGACGTTATGGGCTACATTCGAATTGTTGATTTCGGATTTGCAAAGAGACTTGATAAAGGCAGAACATATACAGTGTGTGGAACATGCGATTATTTGGCTCCAGAGATTTTCCTAAAGAAGGGTCATGATTTTATGGCCGATTTCTACTCATTCGGGGTCTTTCTGTACGAACTCCTGATTGGAATTCCCCCTTTCTATGCAAATACGCCTCAAAAAACATATAAACTGGCGCTGAATAATGAAGTCAAGTTTAGTAGAAAGATCAGTGAACCTAGTCGAGATATCATAAGGAAATTGCTGCAGGTCGAACCCTCTAAAAGGCTAGGGAACGACGTCAGGGAAGTTTACTTCCACCCCTTCTTCGAGGGAATCGACTTCAACATGCTGTTGGCAAAGCGGATAAAGGCGCCGATCGTACCGACCGTCAGCGGGCAGGACGACGtgagtaattttataaagtACCCAGAGTCTTGGGACCAGTACAAAAATGAAGTTACGAAGGAGCAACAGCAACTTTTCCagtttttttaa
- a CDS encoding uncharacterized protein (1 probable transmembrane helix predicted for TA14780 by TMHMM2.0 at aa 49-71;~Signal anchor predicted for TA14780 by SignalP 2.0 HMM (Signal peptide probability 0.000, signal anchor probability 0.986) with cleavage site probability 0.000 between residues 20 and 21) produces MEQNQGYWPRLCYSSQASSGWQLEQSRFQCQQHARPQTQGSGGFLSSQLIFSGFIISCIVITLGIMFFQGGRNPDFNVE; encoded by the exons ATGGAACAAAATCAGGG TTACTGGCCGAGGTTGTGTTACTCATCGCAAGCTTCTTCTGGATGGCAGTTGGAACAATCGAG GTTTCAATGTCAACAACATGCCAGACCACAAACCCAGGGGTCTGGTGGGTTTCTTTCGTctcaattaatattttctg gatttattatttcctGTATCGTAATCACATTG GGAATCATGTTCTTCCAAGGAGGAAGGAACCCAGATTTTAATGTTGAATAA